A window from Patescibacteria group bacterium encodes these proteins:
- a CDS encoding NTP transferase domain-containing protein, which yields MNQVVILAAGKGKRMGVGLPKVLREVGGKTMIQRVVGSVLESGVTKRPMVIIGYGTEIIKKYLGTSCSYVLQAEQLGTAHAVSCAENYLTGVDNIVVVNGDTPFLRSETLAKLVATHEKNQAVLTLVTLRLPDFGEWRENFYDFGRIVRDSSGKVTAIVEKKDATEEQLKITEVNPSFFCFRASWLWENLSKINCDNAQGEFYITDLVKMAILENQKIETLVTDDPTEAVGVNTPEQLGLAQSLIEK from the coding sequence ATGAACCAAGTAGTTATTCTGGCGGCAGGAAAGGGCAAAAGAATGGGAGTTGGTTTGCCAAAAGTTTTGCGCGAGGTCGGAGGGAAAACGATGATCCAAAGAGTGGTTGGATCTGTTCTGGAGTCGGGCGTGACAAAAAGGCCAATGGTTATTATTGGGTACGGCACGGAAATTATTAAAAAATATTTGGGAACAAGCTGCAGTTACGTTTTGCAGGCGGAGCAATTAGGGACAGCCCACGCCGTTTCTTGCGCGGAGAATTATTTGACTGGCGTAGATAATATTGTCGTCGTGAATGGTGATACGCCATTTTTGCGTTCGGAAACTTTAGCAAAACTTGTCGCAACGCATGAAAAAAATCAGGCGGTGCTTACCCTCGTTACTCTTCGTCTTCCCGATTTTGGCGAATGGCGGGAAAATTTTTATGATTTCGGCCGAATAGTTAGAGATTCTTCGGGAAAAGTTACGGCGATTGTGGAAAAAAAAGATGCGACAGAAGAACAATTAAAGATTACCGAAGTTAATCCATCATTTTTCTGTTTTAGGGCGAGTTGGCTTTGGGAAAATTTATCAAAAATTAATTGTGACAATGCGCAAGGAGAATTTTATATCACCGATCTCGTGAAGATGGCGATTTTGGAAAATCAAAAAATAGAAACTTTGGTGACTGACGAT